The Palaemon carinicauda isolate YSFRI2023 chromosome 37, ASM3689809v2, whole genome shotgun sequence genome contains a region encoding:
- the LOC137628985 gene encoding tigger transposable element-derived protein 1-like gives MHNQKAWITKMLTSNWFHQCFIPQVSQYLLEKGLPFKILLLMDNAGGHATDLSREGVQVEFLPPNTTSLIQPMDQGVIRAFKALYTKNTLADLVACVDAAQDDEDEDFNLKAYWRQYTIATCLQNIQKALQEMKPATVNASWKKLWPDIVYDDKGFTPSEIQHSAIRKSVQLAAIIGGDGFGDMTTEDVDELLDCHSQPLTDADLEDLTKSASEEESEGTQEETQENVEETGLTLERLAKFCNHMKEAKEMLQEWDEDMVRSMQFCNKVDDITTPYRMLLDRKKKQRQQLPITMFFQPRKKEPVPPASTPSEEIEEVEET, from the exons atgcataatcaaaaagcatggattacgaagatgctgacctccaactggttccaccagtgtttcatcccgcaagtcagtcaatatctcttagagaagggcttgccattcaagatccttctccttatggataacgctggtggacacgcaactgacctgtcgcgtgagggcgttcaggttgagttcctgccacccaacaccacgtcattaattcaaccaatggaccagggggttatcagggcgttcaaggccctctacacgaagaataccttggcggacctcgttgcgtgtgtggatgctgcccaagatgacgaggatgaagacttcaacttgaaggcgtactggcggcagtacaccatagccacgtgcctgcagaatattcaaaaggcacttcaagagatgaaacctgcaaccgtaaatgcgagctggaagaagctgtggcccgatattgtttacgacgacaagggatttactccgtcggaaatccaacactctgcaatacggaaatctgtgcagttggctgccataattgggggtgacgggtttggcgacatgacgactgaagacgtcgacgagttgttggactgccattcccagcccctaactgacgcagacctcgaagacctgacgaaatcggcaagtgaggaagagagtgagggtacccaggaagagacccaagaaaatgtagaagaaacgggcttaacattagaacggctcgccaagttctgcaaccatatgaaggaggcgaaagaaatgttgcaagagtgggacgaggatatggttcgctcgatgcaattctgcaacaaggtcgatgacatcacgactccctacaggatgctcttggatcgaaaaaagaagcagcggcaacaacttccgatcacaatgttttttcagcctcgcaaaaaagagccagttcctcctgctagtacgccttcggaagaaattgaagaagttgaagag acgtaa